Proteins from one Candidatus Syntrophosphaera sp. genomic window:
- a CDS encoding amidohydrolase family protein has translation MKLFINASLPTSSAAMKRVNVLFDETILKVSPDEINSEDISETIDLKGHILLPGAIDAHSHIITSEDAGKAIASVSKAALSGGWTTLAELSYLNPQPVFGLAGLRKLENQINANSFVDMALWGNVDIDGYPYHAEAAQELWANGTVGLALMNPSPNPALKALSFTEIMDLFMDIYESDTAFAFQGYDQDSSRKFSFEAQSAAIKKLLRRMQENPIHVPRVASFPTIEFINSISKRSDISFSMCIADLMKLFSGIDTGLRSDLADYQDLFFDLLRTNKIYMLSNNVSSNASSEGLSEAFAGTSEKLLPHSYLWALSELWKKRKVPLATVIKMTSENTAKRLGIYPVKGSLDAGSDADFVVYDPNRETVWEAPDGSEHQLEGGIESVYLRGKRAFHKGKAAPASGGFLARSTNPKRRHNNKTWI, from the coding sequence ATGAAATTATTCATCAATGCGTCATTGCCCACATCCTCAGCGGCCATGAAGCGCGTCAATGTCCTGTTCGATGAGACGATCCTGAAAGTCTCACCTGATGAGATCAATTCTGAGGACATTTCGGAAACGATCGACCTGAAAGGCCATATATTGCTTCCGGGCGCTATCGACGCGCACAGCCACATCATCACCTCAGAGGATGCCGGCAAGGCCATCGCGAGTGTCAGCAAGGCCGCTCTCAGCGGTGGGTGGACCACTTTGGCCGAACTGAGCTATCTGAATCCCCAGCCCGTCTTTGGCCTGGCTGGCTTGCGCAAGCTCGAAAACCAGATCAACGCCAATTCCTTTGTGGACATGGCTTTGTGGGGCAACGTGGACATCGACGGCTATCCCTACCACGCCGAGGCTGCCCAGGAACTCTGGGCCAATGGAACGGTGGGCCTGGCGCTGATGAATCCATCCCCCAATCCCGCGCTCAAGGCTTTGAGCTTCACTGAGATCATGGACCTGTTCATGGACATCTATGAATCGGACACCGCCTTTGCCTTCCAGGGCTACGACCAGGACAGCAGCCGGAAATTCAGCTTTGAGGCCCAGAGCGCCGCGATCAAGAAATTGCTGCGCCGGATGCAGGAAAACCCGATCCATGTTCCCCGGGTCGCGTCTTTTCCCACGATCGAATTCATCAACAGCATCTCCAAGCGCTCGGACATTTCCTTTTCCATGTGCATTGCGGACCTGATGAAGTTGTTTTCCGGGATCGACACCGGTTTGCGCAGTGACCTGGCTGATTATCAGGATCTCTTTTTCGACTTGCTGCGCACCAACAAGATCTACATGCTTTCCAACAATGTGAGCTCCAACGCCTCTTCCGAAGGACTCTCCGAGGCTTTCGCCGGCACTTCCGAAAAATTGCTGCCCCATTCCTATCTCTGGGCGCTGTCCGAATTGTGGAAGAAACGTAAAGTCCCGTTGGCCACCGTGATCAAGATGACCAGCGAGAACACCGCCAAACGCCTGGGCATCTATCCCGTCAAGGGCAGTCTGGATGCCGGGTCGGATGCTGATTTCGTGGTCTACGATCCCAACCGGGAAACGGTCTGGGAGGCCCCGGATGGCAGCGAACACCAGCTCGAGGGCGGCATCGAATCCGTGTATCTGCGGGGGAAAAGGGCTTTCCACAAAGGCAAGGCCGCTCCCGCCTCAGGCGGATTCCTGGCCCGCAGCACCAATCCCAAACGCCGCCACAACAACAAAACCTGGATCTGA